GCGGAAATGCCATTTCGGTTTTGCCGCAATTGGCTTTCGGCGGGGAATTGCGGGTGATGGTTGACCAGTCCCAGATTGATTTCGCAAAAGAAGTTTATCAGGCGTATTTTGAAAACAACGAGGGCGTTGATTACATATTCGACGTTTAAATCAGGCGTTTCGGTTATTCATTTCTTTTCATGGTCATCCACCCGAAAGCGATTCCGGTTGCAATCGCCAATAACAATTCGATAACCGCAACCAGTTGGGTGACGCTTTTACTCATCGGGATGTTTTTGACCACGAGCGCCAGAATAATTAGAAAGGCGCTCCATCCGAATAACCATTTGTGTGATTTTAATAACTCCATTACTTCCTCAATGAATTTTAGTTTGATTGACTGCTGATAATGATGCCTTAATGTCCGTGCTTGTCAATGCTTTTAAAAAAGCGATTAAATCCCCGACCTCGTCATCGCTTAAATCCAGTGCCTGCAATTCCCAATCCCGCAGCGAATTGTCGTTGCCGCCTTTCATATAATAACGAACGACATCTTCGAGGGTGCTTGCGCTGCCATCGTGAAAATAAGGCGCGGTGAGTTCGATGTTGCGAAGCGAAGGGGTGCGAAAAGTGCCAATGTCGAGCGCATTGCCGGTAGAAGAAAATCTTCCGAGTTCGGAACTGCCTGCTTGTTGATTGAGCGAGGGCAAATCCGCGAACGGATTTTTTCGGTTGAGAATTTCCATCGCCAGACGTGTGATTCGCTCAAACTGCGGATGGTTTGCCGCAACTCCTGTGTTGCGAAAGTTCTGGTCACTGAAAAACGGATACGAATCGCTGATCCGATGACAGACATTGCAACGGGCTTTGGCGCGAAAGAGTAGCAACCCGCGTTTCTGTGCATCGGTCATGGCACTGAAATCACCTGTTTGAAAACGATCAAACGGCGAATCGGCAGAAACCAATGTCCGTTCATAAGCGGCGATGGCTTTACCGACCGCTTCAATGGTGATTGCGGAATGAAAAACCATGTGAAATTTTTCTTTGTATTCAGGAATTTTTTTTAAACGTTCAACAACCTCAGCAAATGACGCATTGCCCATTTCATCGAGATTCGTCAGCGGTAAGATTGCCTGTTCTTCGAGCGTCGCCGCGCGCCCATCCCAGAACTGACCGGAATTGAACATGGCGTTTAAAATGGTTGGCGCATTGCGGGTTCCGCGTCTGCCTTGAATGCCTTCGGAAACCCGTTTGCCATCTGTGAAAGCGCGTTCGGGGTCGTGGCAGGTGGCGCAACTCACTGTGCCATCAACAGAGAGTTGTTTATCAAAGAAAAGCCTTTTGCCGAGTTCAACTTTTGCCTGGGTTAAGGGATTGTCTTTGGGCACGTAATAATTCCAGATGTCGATTGAAATTCCCAAAGGCAATTTAAACTCGAATTGATTATTTGACGCCGTATCATTTGCCTTTGCCATGAATACAAAGACAAATGATACGGCGATGATTAATTTGAGAAACTTTGACAATCTCATATCTTGAAAATTGATTTTACTTTTTCGCTTCCGATGCTGGCATGGCTTTCTCTTCTACGGCTTTTTCGCGTTTGATGCCAAGGTGCGAATCGAACCATTCAAGTTGACGATTGACCAGATCGATCTGGTGATTGGGTTCCTGAATGCCGTGACCTTCTCGCGGATAGCGCAGAAATACCACATCAACCCCGCGACGTTGTAATGCTCGATAATATTCTTCCGCCTGAGCAATCGCCACGCGCCGATCTTGTTCGCCGTGGGTAATCATAATCGGGGTTTTCACTTTATCAACATAAGTCATCGGCGAGAACTTGCGATAATTATTCGTCGCATTCCAGGGGAAGCCGACAAAGCCGTATTCCATCAAGCCGGGAATATCGCTTTGTCCATGAAAACTGTACCAATCGCTGATGCCAGCGTGTCCGATTGCCGCTTTGAAACGGTCGGTTTGAGTGATTGTCCAGAAAGTCATAAACCCGCCATAACTGCCACCCATCACCACACATTTATTCGAGTCAGCGATGCCTTTGGCAATCACTGTGTCAACGCCGAGCATAATGTCTTGAAAATCTTTGCCGCCCCAATCGCCGAGGTTCGCGCGGGTGAATTGCAATCCGTAACCGGTTGACCCTCTGGGATTGGGCATCAATACGGCGTAACCATTCGCCGCAAAAATTTGCGCGCGACTATTAAAACTGTCACTGAATCTGCCATAAGGTCCGCCGTGAATTTGCAAAACCAACGGGTAACGATTGCCCTGTGTGTAGCCGAGCGGCTTAACCAATACGCCTTCGATGTCGAAATTATCGGGACCTTTCCACTTGATGACTTCGGTGTCGGCGATTTGAAAATTTTTGAGTTGCGGATTGACATCGGTAATTTGTTTCGCTTGCTCGCCACTGATAGACAGCAAATAAATATCATCTGAAGTGCGACTGTCGTTAATCGTACAGGCAACGGTTTTTCCATCGGGTGAGACATCGAATTGTCCATAGTTGCGATTGCCTTTGGTGATTTGCGTAGCCGCGCCGCCGCCGACCGCAACGCTGAAAATGTGCGAATACATTCCAATACCGCTCGAAAAATAGATGGCTTTGCCGTCAGCCGACCAACTCATACCGAAACCTGCGGATTCAAAGAAATCCTTGGTTAAATTGCGCGGTTCGCCGCCTTCGACGCTGATGAGGTAAATATCATTTTTCGCCGCCCACGAGGTTGCCTCGGGGTTTCCGGTGTAAGCCAGCCACTTTCCATCAGGCGAAAATTGCGGGTTGTTATCGGGTCCGGGATTGGTGGTAATTTGTCTGGGCGTTCCTCCCTCGCTTGAAACCAGATAGATATTGCTATTGCGGTCAGGGCTTAATTCCGAATAAGGATTTTCGGGTGCGCCGTTGGTTGAGCGCACCAGGGCAATCCATTTGCCGTCAGGCGACCATTGCGCCGAGTCAATGCTGAATGCGCCTTCAGTGATGCGTTTTTTCTCTTTCGTGTCGACATTGATCGTCCACAGGTGCGAATAGGTGAACTCTTTTTCAACCACGATGGTATCGAATTTATCTTTCTTGCGTTTTTCACGTTCGGCTTTGTCTTTCGGGGTATCGCGGGTGATAAACGAGATGCGTTTGCCATCGGGCGACCAGCGAAACCCGCCGACGCCGTTTTCTTCCGACGTGAGTTTTTCAGCTTCCCCGCCCATCACGTTGATAATCCAAATTTGATTGCCTTTGTCGCGGTCAGCGGTAAAAGCGATGCGTGTGCCGTCGGGCGACCATTGCGCGCCGCCTTCACCCTTTTCCCCGTTGGTCAGTTTGATGGAACGCCCGCCGCTTGAAGAGACCAGATAGATATGCGAGACGCGACGGTTGTTTTCTTTGTCCCAGGCTGAGATGGTATAAGTGAGCCATTTGCCATCGGGTGAGAATTGCGGTGCGCCGATGTTCTTAATAGCCAGGCTGTCTTCGATGGTCATCGTTTTCGTGCCAGCGAATGCCGCGAGGGTTATCAGTAGTAAAATCAAGAACGAAAATGCAATCTTCTTCATAGGGAGCCTCCGAGATTATCGCATCGAACAATTAAAGGTTTTCAAAACGCCCTGCGCCGAATCGATGCGACAAAATAAAATTGGCTGGATTGTTCGGTTGAGAATTGCTGCGAGAAATTTTGCAGCAACGCTATTCCACTGAATTAACCTGACCGCTGAATTTTGCTCTCTAAACCGGCATTTGAGCAAGTGATGGTAATGGTTAAATGCTTTTCACGCCCAAAGGTTTCAAAAGCCGCCTGTTCGACAGCTTTGACTAATTCGGTGTGCAGACCGCGCGCCCCGGTGCCGCGTTTTTTGCTGCGTTTAACTAAAAAATTCAATGCCGCATCACTGATTTCGAGATGCAATTGTTCGCCGGTAAATTCATTTTGAAACTGCGGAATGATATTGTCGCGCAGAATGTGTTTTAAGGTGTCTTCCGATAGCGCCGGAAAGGTGAGAATGCGCGCAAATCTGCCGATGAGTTCCGGCAGGAAACCGAATTTTTGAAAGACCGCGACTTCATCAACGGTGAATTCAGTTTGCAATGCGTCCTGGTGATTGAATCCGATACCTCCGCGTTGTTTTTGCAGTTCATCAAATCCTGAAAACGCCCCGCAGGCGATGAACGGAATATTGCGGGTGGAAATTTTGGCGCGTTGCCCGAATTCCGAAAACCCATAATCCATCGGGATCATTAAATCTTTGCCTTCAAGCATGGCAAGCAACTCGCGTTGTACGCCGTAACCCGAGACGTCTTTGGTTGTGCCCTGACCGGCAAAACGCGCATTGCTGCTTGAGGCGGCGATTTTATCGAATTCATCAAGACAGACAACCCCGATGGCTGCAAGATAGGGTTCGCTGCCAGCCGATTCAATCAGGCGCGTGAGAATGGTGCGCACATCGTCGCCGATATATCCGCTTTCGGTAAAACTGGTGATGTCAACGACAACGGTCGGCAGTTTGAATATGTGTTGAAACAGCAATTCAACCATAAAGGTTTTGCCGCATCCGGTGGGTCCAACCATCAAGAGGTTCTGTTTTGGCGGCAAGGCGCGCGGGTCTTCATCATTGACATACAAACTTTTTAATCGTCGAATATGCCGGTAAGCCATAAGCGCGATGGCGCGGCGTTGTTCGAGTTGACCTTTATAACCGAGGCGTTCAAGTTCTTCGACAATTTCAAACGGCGGCAGGACAGGCAGATGATTTACGAAAGCGCGCAGGGCATTTGAAGCACTGCGCGCTTTTTCCTCTTCATATGAATATTGCATGTCCGGATTGTAAATCATGTCAGTGTTCGACTTTTCCGTTTACCACAAAAGCAATGGGTAAATCGCTGCCCGCAGAAGTTTTCACCTTCAAAGTTAAAATCAAATGCGCCTGCTCGTTCTCTGATAATTTCGGATTGACTTCTGCGCCTTCGGCTAATAACAGACTCATCGCTGCCGGGTGATTGCCGCCTAATGATTTGGCGCTCATCTTGGTTAAATCGGTAAACCCATAGGTGGCGTCAACGTTTTGATCAACGGCAACCGGGGTGAGTAACAAAAAATCACGGTAGGGAGAGATGCCCATGTGATTGCCATCGGTCGGATGCAACGCATACCGCAACGTATAGGCTCCGGCTTTGACATCCTGCCCGCGAAAATCGGAATAATTTTTCGGGAAATTAATGACGGCGATTACTGCGGAATCGACGATTTCCGTATAAAACGCGCCCGATATATCTTTTTTAGTGGCGACCGGAATGGCTTTTCTGAACCAGATTTCACAAAGCGATGTGCCATCCGCCAAAGTGATTTTATAGCCTTTTTCTTCTAACGATTTTTTCACTGAATCCGAAGCGGCAGCATCGGTAAACGCGCCGGTCGGTTCGATTTTGTCGCTGCTTGCAAAGGTAGAGAAGGGAATAAGCAGGGAAACCAGCGCCAATAATACAAGTCTGCGAAACATTAAAATCTCCTCGGTATTTATCAATGGGATGAAAGCGTTGATGGATTTTGAATATCGGCTCACTTAATTAGTCAAATCAACAAAGGGCATCGGTGATTAACTCGCTGACTTAAAAGCCCGTGCTTTGATGTCATTTGAAATCAAAGGTGTTGCCCGTTCATTGAT
This genomic stretch from Acidobacteriota bacterium harbors:
- a CDS encoding S9 family peptidase, whose protein sequence is MKKIAFSFLILLLITLAAFAGTKTMTIEDSLAIKNIGAPQFSPDGKWLTYTISAWDKENNRRVSHIYLVSSSGGRSIKLTNGEKGEGGAQWSPDGTRIAFTADRDKGNQIWIINVMGGEAEKLTSEENGVGGFRWSPDGKRISFITRDTPKDKAEREKRKKDKFDTIVVEKEFTYSHLWTINVDTKEKKRITEGAFSIDSAQWSPDGKWIALVRSTNGAPENPYSELSPDRNSNIYLVSSEGGTPRQITTNPGPDNNPQFSPDGKWLAYTGNPEATSWAAKNDIYLISVEGGEPRNLTKDFFESAGFGMSWSADGKAIYFSSGIGMYSHIFSVAVGGGAATQITKGNRNYGQFDVSPDGKTVACTINDSRTSDDIYLLSISGEQAKQITDVNPQLKNFQIADTEVIKWKGPDNFDIEGVLVKPLGYTQGNRYPLVLQIHGGPYGRFSDSFNSRAQIFAANGYAVLMPNPRGSTGYGLQFTRANLGDWGGKDFQDIMLGVDTVIAKGIADSNKCVVMGGSYGGFMTFWTITQTDRFKAAIGHAGISDWYSFHGQSDIPGLMEYGFVGFPWNATNNYRKFSPMTYVDKVKTPIMITHGEQDRRVAIAQAEEYYRALQRRGVDVVFLRYPREGHGIQEPNHQIDLVNRQLEWFDSHLGIKREKAVEEKAMPASEAKK
- a CDS encoding AAA family ATPase, whose product is MIYNPDMQYSYEEEKARSASNALRAFVNHLPVLPPFEIVEELERLGYKGQLEQRRAIALMAYRHIRRLKSLYVNDEDPRALPPKQNLLMVGPTGCGKTFMVELLFQHIFKLPTVVVDITSFTESGYIGDDVRTILTRLIESAGSEPYLAAIGVVCLDEFDKIAASSSNARFAGQGTTKDVSGYGVQRELLAMLEGKDLMIPMDYGFSEFGQRAKISTRNIPFIACGAFSGFDELQKQRGGIGFNHQDALQTEFTVDEVAVFQKFGFLPELIGRFARILTFPALSEDTLKHILRDNIIPQFQNEFTGEQLHLEISDAALNFLVKRSKKRGTGARGLHTELVKAVEQAAFETFGREKHLTITITCSNAGLESKIQRSG
- a CDS encoding cytochrome c peroxidase, whose product is MSKFLKLIIAVSFVFVFMAKANDTASNNQFEFKLPLGISIDIWNYYVPKDNPLTQAKVELGKRLFFDKQLSVDGTVSCATCHDPERAFTDGKRVSEGIQGRRGTRNAPTILNAMFNSGQFWDGRAATLEEQAILPLTNLDEMGNASFAEVVERLKKIPEYKEKFHMVFHSAITIEAVGKAIAAYERTLVSADSPFDRFQTGDFSAMTDAQKRGLLLFRAKARCNVCHRISDSYPFFSDQNFRNTGVAANHPQFERITRLAMEILNRKNPFADLPSLNQQAGSSELGRFSSTGNALDIGTFRTPSLRNIELTAPYFHDGSASTLEDVVRYYMKGGNDNSLRDWELQALDLSDDEVGDLIAFLKALTSTDIKASLSAVNQTKIH